Genomic DNA from Nitrosarchaeum koreense MY1:
AAAGTAACTAAGCACAAATTTAGTCTCAATTAGAAAATATAATTGAAAAAAATCAAAACATAAAAAATTACTCAAAAATTAATCCAGAAAGAGAAATCTCAAATCCAACTACTGGAACACGTATTTTGTAGTTTTCAATTGTTTTTGAATTGATTTCACCAATCATACCAATTGTTTTTCCATTTATTGAAATTGAAGCTGTTCGTCCTTCTTCAAAAATTGGATGAGATAAAGTTTTTGTTTCAATTTCTAAATTAAATCCTATTTTTAATGCAGACTGCAAGATGGACTTAATTTCAGTAAAAGTTGCATCTTGATGTGCACTAATTCCTGCAAGATTAGTTGTTTCATTTATGGGATTTCCATATGAAAAAACAGTACCAGTTTCAAATAATTTCTGTGGATAAGCAGTATGAATATTTTTAGAAAGATTTTCTAACAATCCAGGAAGAATTGAATCTCGCAAAATTGTATGCTCTTGACTCTTTGAGTCTAATACAGAGATTATGTTTCTAGGTTCTCTGTTTGTTATTTCATATAGAACTCGTTTACTTGTCAAGCTTGAATTTAGAGCTTCAGTGTATCCCAATCCAACCATTATCAGACTTAGAGATTTGAGTTTTACAGATATTGAATTTGGTTGTCCCAAAGTTTGAGATGGTGATAAAATTGGAATTAAATTCTGGATACCGTAACCCAATGAAACTTCTTCAACTAAATCCATCGGACCAAATATATCAAATCGATATGCAGGTACAGAACAAATAATATTTTTACCTTTCAAAGTAGCATCGAGTCTTGATTTTTTAAGAGATGAGATAATCTGAGAATTACTAAGATCAAGTCCAAGTGTTTGATTGATTAGATTAGAATTAATCAAGATTTTTCTTGACTCTAATTTTGGTGAAGTGTTTTTGGCCCCAAGAATTTTTGTAGAATAGAGAGTAAATCCGGCAGTTTGAAGTATTGTGGCAACTACAGAAAGCATGTCTTCTGCATCCTCTTTGTTAATACCTGTTACTTCAACAAAGAGATTTTTTGTTTTTGGAGTAACAGCTGTTACTGCTGCATTGATAATAGGTGGAAATGACACTGTTTGTTTTTTTGAATCTAGAATAAGAGGAATTTTTATTGAATTTCCAAGTATTGTTCCGTATTCTTTCCCTACATCAGTACTACTAAGAATTTCAGATATGGTAAGTTCACTTTTAGAATTTAATGGAATAAATCTGTGATCCCTATTAGTAGTAGTATAAGTTAAAGGAAAAATGATTTTATCTAAATCATGAATTCCAATAGAAGATTTTTTTCTTTTTCTACCTAGTCCAAAATGAAGATCCTCTTGCATTGCCATTAGTTGTTTAATCAAATTATCATCAACATTTCCATTTTTTGCAATAATTCCAGTTACAAATGGTCTGATTTTAGATACAGATGGATCTGCATGAATAACATAATTATTTGATTTTTTTATGATTAATTTGAAAATTCCTGTTTTGATTCCAAGTAGCCCTTGTAAACCAAGTGCAATACCTAAATCAGTAGAATAATCAGGTCGATTAGGACTATACTCGATTCTTATCAGATCTTTATCTTCAGATTCAATATCAAGTCCTAAGAAAGGAAGCAAGTCAGAAATTTGTTTTTTTGAAACTTTTCCAATTAATTTTTGAAGTCTAGAGTAAGATAGTTCAACTACTGGCATTTTGTTGTACTCCTCAACCAACTCAAATTATTGTTGTAAAATTCTCTAACGTCATCCAAACCATATTTTAGCATTGCAATTCGTTCAATACCTCCACCCCAAGCTAGTACAGGTTTTGTAATTCCAAGAGGTTTTGTTACTTCTGGTCTAAAAATACCCATACCAAATAGCTCTACCCATTTTTCTAATCGATCATTGTAAACCATTGTTTGTAAAGATGGTTCGGTATAAGGAAAGAATGTTGGCCAGAATTTTATTTTTGTGATTCCTATTCGTCTGTAAAATTCTTGTTGTATTCCCATTAAATCACGCAAAGTAGCATTTTTTCCAACTACGATTCCTTCAATCTGATTAAATTCTACTAGATGTTTGTAGCTTACTTTTTCATTTCTAAATACACGTCCAAGAGAGAATACTCTAGCTTCATCAGGTTTGTTTTCTGCGAGGTGTTTGATTGTTACACATGTTGTATGGGTTCGAAGAACCATTTTTCGTGCTTCATTAATATCCCAATTATATCGCCATCCTTTTTTATGAGATTCAGAAATTTTTTTGATTTGTTCTGAAGTCCCAATTTTTTTGGCAGATATACCATCAAGATAAAATGTATCTTGTAATTCTCGTGCAGGGTGATCTTGAGGAGTAAATAATGCATCAAAATTCCAAAAGCTTGGTTGAGTCATACTACCAATTATTTCCGTAAAGCCTAATGTAACAAAGATCTCACGAATTTCATCAATAGTATCCTTTAGAGGATGAGTACGTGCAACAAATACGTCAGGCACTTTAGATTCAACATTTATCTCACCTGACAAACCAGCAGTTATTTCAATAGATTTTGCAATATCTGTTAATGATATTTCTTTTGTCTTAATCACATTTTCTATTATAAAATCAGGTCTTTTCAAAATAAAGGATAAATCATCAGCATCAATTTCATTTTTAGATATTTTATTTTCTCCAATTTGTTTTAGAGTTTTTTCTCCTGGAAGCTCAGAAGGATAATTTTTTAGGAAGATTTTTTCTTCAGATGCATCCACCCAATTATTTTTTCTTGCCAATCCCATAGCAGGACCAAAAACATTTCCAAGGTCTTTTTGAAGATCTTGTAATTTTTTTGATTCATTTTTTAATAAATCAAGTAATCTTCTTTCAGGCAATCCTTTATGAAATGATTCTAATCCATTTTTTCCAAGTGATAGACTTATAGCTTGAGATTCAGTTACAATAGCCAAACCTTTTAGTTTAAGCCATTCTATTCCACGGCGGATTTGATCAGGGGATAGATTTGTAGATTTTTCAAGGTTTTCAGGAGTTTGTTTTTCATTGTTTTTCAAAGAGGTAATAATTTTTTTTTCAATCTCATGAAGTACCTGTGACATCAGCAGAAAGACTGAAAAAGACTTTTTAAACCTTAACCTAAGTCAAAATGAATGTCAGCTGATGACTTTATAGTAACTCCTTGGCATGTTGAAGGTGATATTGATTATGATAAGTTAATCAAAAAATTTGGAACTGAAAAAATTTCATCTGATATTCTTAATAGAATCAAAAAAACTACAGGCGAAGACCATTTTATGCTAAGAAGAGGTATTTTCTTTTCTCATCGAGAATTAAATAGAATTTTAGAGGATTATGATAAAGGTAAGAAATTTTTCTTATATACTGGCAGGGGACCATCAGGACATACTCATATTGGTCATTTGGTTCCTTGGGTATTTTCTAAATGGCTACAAGACAAATTTGGTGTAAATATGTATTTTCAATTAACAGATGATGAAAAATTTTATGCAAAACCAAATCTCACTTTAGAAGAAACTAGTAAATTTGCATATGAAAATGCACTTGATTTTATTGCTTTAGGCTTTAAACCAAACAATACAAAAATAATTATCAATACAAAAAACATTCAAACATTATATCCTATTGCTGCACAAGTTGCTAAAAAAATTAATTTTTCAAATACAAAAGCAGTATTTGGATTTACAAATGAGACAAATATTGGAATGATTTTTTATACAGCATTACAATCTGCACCGTGTTTCATTGAAGATAAACCAGTTTTGATTCCATTAGGAGTTGATCAAGATCCTCATTTTAGATTAACAAGAGACATAGCTCCAAAAATTGGAAAACAAAAACCAGCCTTAATTCATAATATCATGATTCCAGGGCTATCAGGACCTGGAGGAAAAATGTCAGCTTCAGATGAAAATGGAACTATCTATACAACTGATTCTCCAAATACAGTAAAGAAAAAAATTAACAAGCATGCATTTTCTGGAGGCCAGACAGATATTGAGCAACATAGAAAACTTGGAGGGAATCCAGATATTGATGTCTCTTATCAATATCTTAGAATTTTCTTTGAACCAGATGATAATAAACTAAAATCAATTTATGATGATTATAAATCTGGAAAAATGCTTACTGGGGAATTAAAAGCAATATTAATTGAAAAAATAAACGAGTTTCTTGCAATTCATCAAGAAAAAAGAGAGAAAGCAAAAGATCAGATCGATCAATTCATTTTTGAGAATTAATGAAAATCAAAATTAGATGCGATGATAAGTATGAGGCTCAAAAGATATCCAGCCTTCTATTTATCAAAGACATGAATGAAACTTTCATTACAGCAATTTTAAACATATTTGATAATGAAATAGTTGTAGCATTAAAAGACAAATCAGCCCACAGTATTCTTTTAAAAGATAAAGTAGATGTGGATGTTTTTGTAGATTTTATTCAATCAGTTATCGAAAAAGAACACAAGATAGTTTCTACTGTAATGTTGGATGAATATGTAGAAATTGTAAAAGAGTGAATTAACCTGAGAATATTGTGTAAATTGCTACAATTCCAACCATTACAACAAGACTGATACCTAATGCTTTAAAGTCATTATCCATATTTGGAAAATAAATAATCATTATTAAAAATGTTAATAAATTCTTAAAAGGGATTCAAGTAATTATCTTGGAAAATATCTACTTTTTTTATTCATAGATTTCGGTTTTTTATGTTCAGTTTTTGCTTGAGGTTGCCTAATTTCATTACAGTTCAAACATAATACTCTCAAATCTTTTCTAGCCAACTCTGGTTCAGAAATATACTTTCCCCAGGATGAAGCAAATCCACCTCTACGAATACTGTCAAATGCATCTTCATCATTAATATGATTAAATCCTAAAGCTCGCTCATCTTTAAATCCACAACTGGAACATATTTTACCACCTAAAATTTCAAATAATTTTTCTTTTAGAGAAGAATAGAATTTTTCAGAACCATTTGAATAGAAACTCTCAGATTTTTTTAGGAATTTTTCATTTTTAGATTTAGAATTTCTAAAATCATCTTGTCTAGATCTCGGTTCATCTCTGGAATATCTATCTCGAGATCTCGGTTCATCTCTGGAATATCTATCTCGAGATCTCGGTTCATCTCTGGAATATCTATCTCGAGATCTCGGTTCATCTCTGGAATATCTATCTCGAGATCTTGGTTCATCTCTGGAATATCTATCTCGAGATTCTTGTGGTTTATTTTTTTGAAAACATTCGCTACAATATACAGGTCTGTTAAATTTTGGTTCAAATGGAATTTGGCATTCATCTCCACAATCACCACATGTTACAGTATGCATTTCTGGTTTTCTTTCATTTCTGGAATATCTATCTCGAGAAGGTCTTTCATATCTAGAATTTCTAAAAGAACGTGAAGGTATGTCATCTCTAGAATTTCTAGAAGTTTGATTAGGTTTAGAATGTCGATCAAATTTTTTATCAGAATATTTTGCTTTATAGAGATCCATTTTCTTATACATATTCATCACTATTGATTATAGATAGTTAGAGCTTGAATTTGTGCCTAGATAGAAAATTTGTAAATTAAACTAGGGATTTATCCATTTCAGTGCCCATAATTTCTTGAACTTTTAGAAAATATAGTTTTGTAGAATATGGCATATCATCTAAATTATTATCAACTACAATCATAAAATAACGAACTGCCCTTTTTGAGATATCAAGATTAAATTTCATAGGAAGAATTGGGTCTTGTTTTACCTTGATTTTATCTTGCAACCATGGAGGAGCCATATCAATAGTTTCTTTAATAATTTTATTATACCAAAATGAAAGATTTTCTGGATGTAGACCCTCCTTAAGATTTGAAATGTCAGCATCGAATTTTTTCATCATGTTATTTATAATCGCCATTGAGCCTTAATCCAAAAATATTGTTTTATTACAATTACTCAAACATAGACAATCTTCTAGTCAATTGATGATACGTTACCATCTATGTCTATTTCTAAATTTTTTATTCTCGTTGTAGAAATTCTATTTCCATCATGAGCCAAGACCATAGGAACTATTACAATTTTTACAGGAGATAGATTTTTTTCTTTACGAAGTTGATTTAAGATTTCTCCTTGATTTCCGGTCTCATCGCTTACTACAAGAGCCTGTACATTTTCTTCTAAAACAGCAGGTCCAAAATCATTATCTAATTTACTTATTTGAAAGTGCTGATTTGGGAAATTTGTTTTAATTACATTTGTTAATGTATCAAATCTTTTTTCATAATTGTTCAGTGTTTTTTTCCCTCTTTTTTCAGCTAATGCGTCGCTGGTCAAACCAATAATCACATCAGATGAAATTGAAAATGCTTTTGCAAGTAAAGTAAGATGACCTTTGTGAATGATATCAAAAGTCCCTCCCATTGCAACAAGAGTAAACTGAGGCATACTAACAAATAGAAAAGATGTAAAGATAAATCTACTTTACAAGTATCAATACTATCGGTCCTGGATTTGCAATTGGAACATTGTTTCTATCCCAGACAAATGTCTCAATGAAAAATAAACCACTACTTTCTGGAATCCAATCTACAGATTGGGATTGTTGACCAGTTTCAATATATCGCCCATCATATTTTCCTATAAATTCTACATATGGTGTTCCAGATTGTTTTATTTGAACATAATATGTATACGGAGTTTCGTTAGTTTTTTGATCTGCTGAAAATTGAATCCAAGCATCACTTTGGATTATCACTGTTGAACCAACTTTAATCTCTGAAAGGTTTTTCCCCTCCTTATCAAGTATTGATACTTTAGATATCGTAACAAGTTTTGTTGCTATTTCAGACTCTGGAATTGTCACATTTTTAGGGTCAGAATAAAATACATTTGATTCAGCTGAAATAGTAAATCCTACTATTCTTGATTGAATTTTTTCATTGAAATTGAAATTTATTGTTTCATTTGATTCAGCATTGCCAATAGGAATGGTAATTACATCGATTATTCTAGGAGGTTGAAAATTATCATAGAAGGTAAGATAGACATTAGTATTATTTGATGGTGCAGCACCATTTTTTAGAACACCTGAAAAACGAAGAGTGTCATCTAAATCAATATTGTTTACTTCAACAGATAGTTGTTTTGATTTAGAAGTTGATGAATTGAATAAACCAAGAGAAACAGAGGCATGTGTGATCTCAGAATTTGGAGTTTTCGATTTAATGATGTAAGGTGATGTTCCAAGGGGCGGGATTACTTGCAAAGAGGATTTTCCTTCAACAATTTCTAGAGGCTCAGGATTAGTATCGTCATAAAATATAACACGTATTCGTACATCAGTCACAGAAGTCAGAGTATTAGTATTTTTAACTTCACCTACAACTACAGTATATCCTTGTTCATCTTGGTAAACATATGGAGTATTACTTGTAAGAATTACAGATAATGTAGGTAATGTATCAGTTTTTTGAGCAAAAATCGAGGTAATAGGAAATAACATTAAAATCAAAAATACGGTAAAAATAATTTTCTTCATGTGAATTTTATTGATTAGAGATTAATTTTGTGCAACATATGATATAGTCAACAAGAAAGGTAAGAACGTTTAACCCAGTTATCACTGAATAATTAATAAAAAGAAGTTAAAAGAAATAAAAATTTTATCGTCTTTTCTTCATTGCTGTAATTGCTAACCAGTATACTAATCCTGGTGCCAATCCAACAATGAGTGGAATCCAAACTGGCCATGCATCTGCTGCGCTTGTCATAGATTAAAACGAAAAGTTATCCTATTTAAATCCATCCAGAAATCCGATATTCAGAATTGATCGAAGGGTAAGTGGACTGGACGGGATTTGAACCCATGACCCCCCGCGTGCAAGGCGGGTATACTACCAGGCTATACTACCAGCCCACATCAAGAAGGGATAAGGTGTGGATTTTAATTGTTGTCTTCTTGAGAAGAATTTTATTTGTATAACAAAATCTCATTTCATGGTACTTTTAGAATCTCAGATTAAATTAAAATCAGGAGATAAAGCTCCAGAGTTTCAACTCTTGGGCATTGATGATAAAAAACACACATTGAATGACTATAACAATTATCATGGAATTTTAGTTATTTTCATGTGTAATCACTGCCCATATGTCAAGGCAAAAGTAGATGCGTTAAACGAGTTATATGAAAAATTTGGAGATAAAATAGCAATAGTTGGAATAAACAGTAATGATTCCAAAGACTATCCAGAAGACAGTTTTGAAAATATGAAAGTAATTGCAAAAGAAAAGGGATTCAAATTTGATTATTTAGTGGATAACACTCAAGAAATTGCAAAGAAATATGGTGCAATATGTACACCAGATCCTTTCTTATTCAATAGCAACAAACAGCTAGTATTTCATGGAAAGATAGACAATGCTATGAAACCTGATGCTATTGCTACTGAAAAAACAATGAGTAAGAATATAGAAAAATTACTAGATGGAGAGAAAATTGAAAAAGATTTTGACCCATCAATTGGATGCTCCATCAAGTGGAAGGAAAATTAAACTTAAATGAGTCCTGTCAAGAGGTTGGATTAAGGGCTCGTAGCTCAGCTTGGCTGGAGCGTTCGACTGATAATCGAAAGGTCATGTGTTCGAATCACATCGGGCCCACTTTTTATTTTGAACTTTCAGAGACAGTTTTTGACCATTGAAGAACATCTTCAAATTTTTCAGATATTAAATCAGATTGGATTTTTGTCTTTTTTCCAACTTTTCCGCACAATGCCAATCGTATTCGTTTTCCCAATTTTTCCTTAATCGAATTTACAGATTCTGCAAAAAAATGTAATCCTTCTTCTGTATTTGAAAAAACTAGAATAATCATTATTCCTGATTTTTGTTTCCAAATTTTTCCCATGAGTTTTTGTAAATCAAGATCAAACAAGACATTGATTGCAGACGACATATCACCAAGATGGAAAACCCTCCACCCATCTGAATGCAAAGATGCAGAAGCGGCTTCAGATAACAGATTACTATATGCATCTGCTGAAATTACGATTATGTTATTTTTTGGGTTTGAATCAATTGAAATTTGATTAAAAATATGAAGGGATTTAGATATAATATTTTGTAGTAATTTTTGCTCAGTATTTCCAATTTTTCCATCATCGTATAATTTTTGAATTGATTCTACAGAAGGAATAATTACTTCAGTAACAAGTTTTGGAATAGTTGCCCCAGAATTAATACAGTTTTTAATTAGTGAATAAATTTGAGCCTCTTGTCCTTTGATTAATTTATCAAGATATTGTGGTGCAACTTTAAAGTAATCATCAGGAAAAGAATATGCCTCTTGTCCTGACTCTAAAAACCACAATGTGATATTTCCAATATTGTTTTGTCGGAGAAATCCTTCTGCGGCAAATACTTTGAGATATTTTGTCATGGTGGTTCTATTCACTCCAAGTTTTTTTGAGATTTCAACTCCAGACATTCCACTTTTAGAATCTTCAAGAAGATCAATCAATTTCTGCCTAATTTCTGAAGATTCGTATCCTTTACCCATACTGCTCCAAAGTTAAGGTATTGTATAAAGACTAATTTTCATCTGATGCCTTTCAAAAGGAGTATGGTGGAGTCAAGAAAGGATCACCTATCCATATTCAACATATCACTTTGAAAGGTGATCATAACAATAACAAAATGGAACGCCTTAATGGGGAATTTCGAGACAGAGAGAAAGTAATGCGAGGAATAAAAAAAGAAAATTCCAGTATTTTTGACGGATATCAGATTTACCACAACTACGTAAGACCTCATTCTTCCTTAGACGGAAAAACACCTGCCGAAGTTTGCGGGATAGAAATACAGGGTGATAACAAATGGAAAACTTTGATTCAAAATGCAAAAATGAAAAATTAATTTCTAGTAATCTTTTCTTTTGTCCATAATCTCCCCCATTGTTTAACATATCTGGGGTTTACCTCTTATCCTGAAAATGACTTAATAAAATACGTTATTTTTCTGTTAAGCATTACTTAATTTCCGC
This window encodes:
- a CDS encoding CxxC-x17-CxxC domain-containing protein translates to MYKKMDLYKAKYSDKKFDRHSKPNQTSRNSRDDIPSRSFRNSRYERPSRDRYSRNERKPEMHTVTCGDCGDECQIPFEPKFNRPVYCSECFQKNKPQESRDRYSRDEPRSRDRYSRDEPRSRDRYSRDEPRSRDRYSRDEPRSRDRYSRDEPRSRQDDFRNSKSKNEKFLKKSESFYSNGSEKFYSSLKEKLFEILGGKICSSCGFKDERALGFNHINDEDAFDSIRRGGFASSWGKYISEPELARKDLRVLCLNCNEIRQPQAKTEHKKPKSMNKKSRYFPR
- the pheT gene encoding phenylalanine--tRNA ligase subunit beta; this encodes MPVVELSYSRLQKLIGKVSKKQISDLLPFLGLDIESEDKDLIRIEYSPNRPDYSTDLGIALGLQGLLGIKTGIFKLIIKKSNNYVIHADPSVSKIRPFVTGIIAKNGNVDDNLIKQLMAMQEDLHFGLGRKRKKSSIGIHDLDKIIFPLTYTTTNRDHRFIPLNSKSELTISEILSSTDVGKEYGTILGNSIKIPLILDSKKQTVSFPPIINAAVTAVTPKTKNLFVEVTGINKEDAEDMLSVVATILQTAGFTLYSTKILGAKNTSPKLESRKILINSNLINQTLGLDLSNSQIISSLKKSRLDATLKGKNIICSVPAYRFDIFGPMDLVEEVSLGYGIQNLIPILSPSQTLGQPNSISVKLKSLSLIMVGLGYTEALNSSLTSKRVLYEITNREPRNIISVLDSKSQEHTILRDSILPGLLENLSKNIHTAYPQKLFETGTVFSYGNPINETTNLAGISAHQDATFTEIKSILQSALKIGFNLEIETKTLSHPIFEEGRTASISINGKTIGMIGEINSKTIENYKIRVPVVGFEISLSGLIFE
- a CDS encoding thioredoxin family protein, whose translation is MVLLESQIKLKSGDKAPEFQLLGIDDKKHTLNDYNNYHGILVIFMCNHCPYVKAKVDALNELYEKFGDKIAIVGINSNDSKDYPEDSFENMKVIAKEKGFKFDYLVDNTQEIAKKYGAICTPDPFLFNSNKQLVFHGKIDNAMKPDAIATEKTMSKNIEKLLDGEKIEKDFDPSIGCSIKWKEN
- a CDS encoding integrase core domain-containing protein codes for the protein MKGDHNNNKMERLNGEFRDREKVMRGIKKENSSIFDGYQIYHNYVRPHSSLDGKTPAEVCGIEIQGDNKWKTLIQNAKMKN
- a CDS encoding tryptophan--tRNA ligase, whose product is MSADDFIVTPWHVEGDIDYDKLIKKFGTEKISSDILNRIKKTTGEDHFMLRRGIFFSHRELNRILEDYDKGKKFFLYTGRGPSGHTHIGHLVPWVFSKWLQDKFGVNMYFQLTDDEKFYAKPNLTLEETSKFAYENALDFIALGFKPNNTKIIINTKNIQTLYPIAAQVAKKINFSNTKAVFGFTNETNIGMIFYTALQSAPCFIEDKPVLIPLGVDQDPHFRLTRDIAPKIGKQKPALIHNIMIPGLSGPGGKMSASDENGTIYTTDSPNTVKKKINKHAFSGGQTDIEQHRKLGGNPDIDVSYQYLRIFFEPDDNKLKSIYDDYKSGKMLTGELKAILIEKINEFLAIHQEKREKAKDQIDQFIFEN
- a CDS encoding phosphopantetheine adenylyltransferase codes for the protein MPQFTLVAMGGTFDIIHKGHLTLLAKAFSISSDVIIGLTSDALAEKRGKKTLNNYEKRFDTLTNVIKTNFPNQHFQISKLDNDFGPAVLEENVQALVVSDETGNQGEILNQLRKEKNLSPVKIVIVPMVLAHDGNRISTTRIKNLEIDIDGNVSSID
- a CDS encoding helix-turn-helix domain-containing protein produces the protein MGKGYESSEIRQKLIDLLEDSKSGMSGVEISKKLGVNRTTMTKYLKVFAAEGFLRQNNIGNITLWFLESGQEAYSFPDDYFKVAPQYLDKLIKGQEAQIYSLIKNCINSGATIPKLVTEVIIPSVESIQKLYDDGKIGNTEQKLLQNIISKSLHIFNQISIDSNPKNNIIVISADAYSNLLSEAASASLHSDGWRVFHLGDMSSAINVLFDLDLQKLMGKIWKQKSGIMIILVFSNTEEGLHFFAESVNSIKEKLGKRIRLALCGKVGKKTKIQSDLISEKFEDVLQWSKTVSESSK
- a CDS encoding phenylalanine--tRNA ligase subunit alpha encodes the protein MSQVLHEIEKKIITSLKNNEKQTPENLEKSTNLSPDQIRRGIEWLKLKGLAIVTESQAISLSLGKNGLESFHKGLPERRLLDLLKNESKKLQDLQKDLGNVFGPAMGLARKNNWVDASEEKIFLKNYPSELPGEKTLKQIGENKISKNEIDADDLSFILKRPDFIIENVIKTKEISLTDIAKSIEITAGLSGEINVESKVPDVFVARTHPLKDTIDEIREIFVTLGFTEIIGSMTQPSFWNFDALFTPQDHPARELQDTFYLDGISAKKIGTSEQIKKISESHKKGWRYNWDINEARKMVLRTHTTCVTIKHLAENKPDEARVFSLGRVFRNEKVSYKHLVEFNQIEGIVVGKNATLRDLMGIQQEFYRRIGITKIKFWPTFFPYTEPSLQTMVYNDRLEKWVELFGMGIFRPEVTKPLGITKPVLAWGGGIERIAMLKYGLDDVREFYNNNLSWLRSTTKCQ